One Halobacterium sp. DL1 DNA window includes the following coding sequences:
- a CDS encoding histidine kinase — protein MDERAGIGDVGFWADADGAEALQHYRTLVNLVDDGIYQLDASGRFVAVNDVIVDLTGYDREELIGNSVALLLDEDDYRHIERGIVEQLATDAGQMQTFELTVETADGTLIPCELRVNLLVEDGEFRGTVGVARDISAEEHGQELLRKQRQYDAIFNDPNILVGRLDPDGTVRDINETAMEYIDADLADVVGEPFWETPWWGRGNSVEADVREWVERAAAGEYVDFEADIASLSGEARTVSGYFRPVTDDDGEVVSLIVSDRDVTERQARERELREVERRFQTLVDNYPAGGVSLVDESLRYVMFVGTPGGNAGLTRDDLEGERISDALPEAVADVVVPYYEAALDGESTEVVEAIGDRAYQLHFVPIRDDDGGVTSVMGMSQDITEQTERERDLREAKAQLEAATEAGAVGTWEWHVPEDRFVAGASFARKFGVDPDAAREGVPIDRFVAAIHEDDRERVERKIDAALESCGEYEAEYRVQNADGEWRWVVARGQVECDEDGDPVTFPGAVTDITERKRAELERQRTKQELETIFEILPVGVMVARADGHLERVNEVATEIWGGEVYPAEDQSDYDEYPGWWADTGERVGPDEWTMARALEGEAVDDPDVFEIESFDGERRTIEVRGKPITDADGEVTRAVVAFTDATERRETQRKLEESNERLEQFAYAASHDLQEPLRMVSSYLQLLESRYSDELDEDAEEFIEFAVDGAERMREMIEGLLEYSRVETQGDPFEPVDLEDVLADVREDLRVKIEESDAAIHSDSLPRVLGDPSQLRQVFQNLLANAIEYSGDGPPRVDVSAERTGDRWRLSVSDQGIGIDPAERERVFEVFQRLHSQDEHAGTGVGLALCKRIVERHGGDIRVDSEPGEGTTFSFTLPAADD, from the coding sequence ATGGACGAACGAGCGGGCATCGGTGACGTCGGGTTCTGGGCAGACGCCGACGGCGCCGAGGCGCTACAGCACTACCGAACGCTCGTGAACCTGGTCGACGACGGCATCTACCAGCTAGACGCCAGCGGGCGGTTCGTCGCGGTGAACGACGTCATCGTGGACCTGACGGGGTACGACCGCGAGGAGCTCATCGGCAACTCCGTCGCGCTGCTGCTCGACGAGGACGACTACCGGCACATCGAGCGCGGGATCGTCGAGCAGCTCGCGACCGACGCGGGGCAGATGCAGACGTTCGAGCTGACGGTGGAGACGGCCGACGGGACGCTGATTCCGTGCGAGCTCAGGGTGAACCTGCTCGTGGAGGACGGGGAGTTCCGTGGGACCGTCGGCGTCGCCCGCGACATCAGCGCGGAGGAGCACGGCCAGGAGCTGCTGCGCAAGCAGCGCCAGTACGACGCCATCTTCAACGACCCGAACATCCTCGTCGGGCGTCTGGACCCTGACGGAACGGTGCGGGACATCAACGAGACGGCGATGGAGTACATCGACGCCGACCTCGCCGACGTCGTCGGCGAACCGTTCTGGGAGACGCCCTGGTGGGGTCGCGGGAACAGCGTGGAGGCCGACGTCCGGGAGTGGGTCGAGCGCGCGGCCGCCGGCGAGTACGTCGACTTCGAGGCCGACATCGCCAGCCTGAGCGGGGAGGCCCGCACCGTCAGCGGCTACTTCCGGCCCGTGACGGACGACGACGGCGAGGTCGTCTCCCTCATCGTCTCCGACCGAGACGTCACCGAGCGCCAGGCCCGCGAGCGCGAGCTCCGGGAGGTCGAGCGGCGATTCCAGACCCTCGTCGACAACTACCCGGCGGGCGGTGTCTCACTGGTCGACGAGAGCCTCCGCTACGTCATGTTCGTGGGAACACCAGGTGGTAACGCCGGCCTGACGAGAGACGACCTGGAGGGAGAGCGCATCTCGGACGCACTGCCGGAGGCGGTCGCCGACGTCGTCGTCCCCTACTACGAGGCTGCGCTCGACGGTGAGAGCACCGAGGTCGTGGAAGCCATCGGGGACAGGGCGTACCAGCTACACTTCGTCCCCATCCGGGACGACGACGGCGGCGTCACGAGCGTGATGGGGATGTCCCAGGACATCACCGAGCAGACGGAACGCGAGCGGGACCTGCGCGAGGCGAAGGCACAACTCGAGGCGGCGACGGAGGCCGGCGCGGTCGGCACCTGGGAGTGGCACGTTCCCGAGGACCGGTTCGTCGCGGGCGCGTCGTTCGCCCGAAAGTTCGGCGTCGACCCGGACGCCGCCCGTGAAGGTGTGCCCATCGACCGGTTCGTCGCGGCAATCCACGAAGACGACCGCGAGCGTGTCGAACGGAAGATCGACGCGGCGCTCGAGTCCTGCGGGGAGTACGAGGCCGAGTACCGCGTGCAGAACGCCGACGGGGAGTGGCGGTGGGTGGTCGCCCGCGGCCAAGTCGAGTGCGACGAGGACGGCGACCCCGTCACGTTCCCCGGGGCCGTCACCGACATCACGGAGCGCAAGCGGGCAGAGCTCGAGCGCCAGCGGACGAAGCAGGAGCTGGAGACGATCTTCGAGATTCTGCCGGTCGGCGTGATGGTGGCGCGCGCGGACGGCCACCTCGAGCGGGTGAACGAGGTCGCGACGGAGATCTGGGGCGGGGAGGTGTATCCGGCAGAGGACCAGAGCGACTACGACGAGTACCCGGGCTGGTGGGCCGACACCGGCGAGCGCGTCGGGCCCGACGAGTGGACGATGGCGCGGGCCCTCGAGGGCGAGGCGGTCGACGACCCCGACGTGTTCGAGATCGAGTCGTTCGACGGCGAGCGCAGGACGATCGAGGTCCGCGGGAAGCCGATCACGGACGCCGACGGCGAGGTCACCCGGGCGGTCGTCGCGTTCACCGACGCCACGGAGCGTCGGGAAACCCAGCGCAAACTCGAGGAGTCCAACGAGCGCCTCGAGCAGTTCGCGTACGCGGCGTCCCACGACCTCCAGGAGCCCCTGCGGATGGTATCCAGCTACCTGCAACTGCTCGAGAGTCGCTACAGCGACGAACTCGACGAGGACGCCGAGGAGTTCATCGAGTTCGCCGTCGACGGCGCCGAGCGGATGCGGGAGATGATCGAGGGGCTCCTGGAGTACTCGCGGGTCGAGACGCAGGGCGACCCGTTCGAGCCAGTCGACCTCGAGGACGTGCTCGCGGACGTCCGCGAGGACCTCCGCGTGAAAATCGAGGAGAGCGACGCCGCCATCCACAGCGACTCCCTCCCCCGCGTGCTCGGCGACCCGAGTCAGCTCCGGCAGGTGTTCCAGAACCTGCTGGCGAACGCCATCGAGTACAGCGGCGACGGGCCGCCGCGGGTCGACGTATCCGCCGAGCGCACTGGCGACCGGTGGCGACTCTCGGTCAGCGACCAGGGCATCGGCATCGACCCCGCCGAACGGGAGCGCGTCTTCGAGGTGTTCCAGCGCCTCCACAGCCAGGACGAACACGCGGGGACGGGCGTGGGGCTCGCCCTCTGCAAGCGCATCGTCGAACGCCACGGCGGCGACATCCGGGTCGACTCGGAACCGGGAGAAGGGACGACGTTCTCGTTCACGCTGCCGGCAGCCGACGACTGA
- a CDS encoding potassium transporter has product MSSAIIPIVATIIALGVAAQVLADRLQVPSVLFLIFAGIVVGPEVLGVVTIESFGGVEPLAGVVGLSVAIIVFEGAFHLKASKLREAPGATLRLVTIGAVISLVGTSLAVHYLLDARWDVSFLVGSLLVATGPTVITPILEVVPVRDRVGAALETEGVVNDVTAAILAIVVFQVVVNPDLPAMAVLQDFMTRLGVGVLVGLVVAAVIWYLLRHVDLSRGNAPQSARLIVLAGALVSYGAANTLRGEAGIAAVATAGMVLGNANLPYEEEIESFKGDVTLVVLSFVFIALAALLSFDDLTQFGLAGLAAVVVIAAIVRPIAVYLSTYGGRYSWAERTFMSAVGPRGIIPASVATLFAVELQNVGMEAAASLLVGIVFLTILLTVVFEGGLARHIAEALDVIPMRVIIVGGGTVGRALAERLEDRGENVVIVERDVSMVERARNEGFTVYHGDGTDTDELRSAGADSARIVVAATGDDDANLLVAQLAESKFDVETIIARANNPDNVDAFEDLGVRTVSSSLATAWGIDNIIERPALANWMTEIGRSGDVQEVEVTSEDLVGRTIEEVDAELPNGCIIALVGRDGDNQVPDPDFTLQHGDHLTFLGRTEAVREALEWSHPRD; this is encoded by the coding sequence ATGAGCTCGGCGATCATCCCCATCGTCGCGACCATCATCGCACTCGGGGTCGCGGCGCAGGTGCTGGCGGACCGACTCCAGGTGCCCAGCGTCCTGTTCCTCATCTTCGCTGGTATCGTCGTCGGGCCGGAAGTGCTCGGGGTCGTGACCATCGAGTCCTTCGGCGGCGTGGAGCCGCTGGCGGGCGTCGTCGGGCTCTCGGTCGCGATCATCGTCTTCGAGGGAGCGTTCCACCTGAAGGCCTCGAAGCTCCGGGAGGCGCCGGGCGCGACGCTCCGGCTCGTCACCATCGGGGCGGTCATCTCGCTGGTCGGCACCTCACTCGCCGTCCACTACCTGCTGGACGCCCGCTGGGACGTCTCCTTCCTCGTCGGCAGCCTGCTGGTTGCGACCGGACCGACGGTCATCACGCCCATCCTCGAGGTGGTCCCGGTCCGGGACCGCGTCGGCGCGGCCCTGGAGACCGAGGGCGTGGTCAACGACGTGACGGCCGCCATCCTCGCCATCGTCGTGTTCCAGGTCGTCGTCAACCCCGACCTGCCGGCGATGGCGGTGCTCCAGGACTTCATGACCCGGCTCGGCGTCGGCGTCCTGGTCGGCCTGGTCGTCGCGGCCGTCATCTGGTACCTGCTCCGCCACGTCGACCTCTCGCGGGGGAACGCACCCCAGAGCGCCCGTCTCATCGTACTCGCGGGCGCGCTGGTCTCCTACGGTGCCGCCAACACGCTCCGCGGCGAAGCGGGCATCGCGGCGGTGGCGACGGCGGGGATGGTGCTCGGCAACGCTAACCTCCCCTACGAGGAGGAGATCGAGTCGTTCAAGGGCGACGTGACGCTCGTCGTCCTCTCGTTCGTGTTCATCGCGCTGGCGGCGCTGCTGTCCTTCGACGACCTGACGCAGTTCGGTCTCGCGGGGCTCGCGGCGGTCGTCGTCATCGCGGCAATCGTCCGCCCCATCGCCGTCTACCTCTCCACGTACGGCGGCCGGTACTCGTGGGCGGAGCGGACGTTCATGAGCGCGGTCGGTCCTCGTGGCATCATCCCGGCGTCGGTCGCGACGCTGTTCGCCGTGGAACTCCAGAACGTCGGCATGGAGGCAGCGGCGAGCCTCCTCGTCGGCATCGTCTTCCTCACCATCCTGCTGACGGTCGTCTTCGAGGGCGGTCTCGCAAGACACATCGCGGAAGCACTCGACGTCATACCAATGCGTGTCATCATCGTCGGCGGCGGCACCGTCGGTCGTGCGCTCGCTGAGCGCCTCGAAGACCGCGGTGAGAACGTCGTCATCGTCGAACGGGACGTATCGATGGTCGAACGAGCGCGGAACGAGGGGTTCACCGTCTACCACGGCGACGGGACGGACACCGACGAACTCCGGTCGGCGGGGGCGGACAGCGCCCGCATCGTCGTCGCCGCGACGGGTGACGACGACGCCAACCTGCTGGTCGCCCAGCTGGCCGAGTCGAAGTTCGACGTCGAGACCATCATCGCTCGCGCGAACAACCCGGACAACGTCGACGCCTTCGAGGACCTCGGCGTCCGGACGGTCTCCTCGTCGCTGGCGACCGCGTGGGGCATCGACAACATCATCGAGCGCCCCGCGCTCGCCAACTGGATGACCGAGATCGGGCGCTCGGGCGACGTCCAGGAGGTCGAAGTGACCTCGGAGGACCTCGTCGGCCGCACCATCGAGGAGGTCGACGCCGAACTCCCGAACGGCTGCATCATCGCGCTCGTCGGCCGCGACGGCGACAACCAGGTGCCGGACCCGGACTTCACGCTGCAGCACGGCGACCACCTCACGTTCCTCGGTCGGACGGAGGCGGTCCGCGAGGCGCTGGAGTGGTCCCACCCGCGCGACTGA